Part of the Streptomyces sp. f51 genome is shown below.
CTCCGAGAAGGACTTGGTCTCCGAGGTCTGCGAGTTCCCGTTCCTCAACCCGCAGACCGGGCCCTTCCATGTCGAGGGAGCGGAGCCGGGCGACACGGTCGCGGTCCACTTCGTGTCGATCGAACCCGCCCGTGACTGGGCGGCGTCGACGACGGTCCCCCTGTTCGGAGCGCTGACCTCCACGCACACCACCGCGTCCCTCCAGCCGCCGCTGCCGGAGACGGTGTGGATCTGGCAGCTCGACCGGGACCGGCGGACCGCCCTGTTCAGCGCACGGGACAGCGACCTCCGGATCGAGCTGCCGTTGGATCCGATGCACGGCACCGTGGGTGTCGCGCCGGCGAACCTGGAGGTGCGCTCGGCGCTGGTCCCCGACGCGCACGGCGGGAACATGGACACACCGGAGATGCGCGCCGGGGTGACCTGCTATCTCGGGGTGAATGTCGAGGGCGCCCTGCTCAGCCTCGGCGACGGGCACGCGCGTCAGGGAGAGGGCGAGACCTGTGGAGTCGCGGTCGAGTGCGCGATGAACACGGTGGTGATCGTCGAACTCCTCAAGGGAGTCGTCACTCCCTGGCCTCGCATCGAGTCCGACACCCACATCATCTCGACCGGCTCGGCCCGCCCGTTGGAGGACGCCTTCCGGATATCCCAGCTCGACCTCGTGCAGTGGCTGGTGCGCGACTACGGGTTCAGCGAGCTGGACGCGTACCAGTTCGCGACGCAGACGGTCGAGTCGCCCGTCGCGAACGTCTGCGACACCAACTACACCTGCGTCGCCAAGCTGCGCAAGGAATGGCTGCCCGCGCGTGAGACTCATCGCGGGCTCCACGCCCGACTGCGCGAGACGGCCGCGGCGCTCCGGTCCTGACCACGCGACCCGACAGCCCCACTCGACCGCACGACCACGGGCCGACCGCACGACCACGGGGCCAAGCGGCCGCGCGGCCGGACGGCGGGCTCCGGCCCCACCCCCCACCTACGAAAGGCCAACTCTCCATGGAGCGAGCACGGTCGTTCCCGAGCCGCCGCCGGCTGCTCAAGGGAGCAGCCCTCGCGGCCCTCCCCTACGCGTTGCTCCCCGACGTCAAGGCGTCCGCGCAGCCGGCGGCCGTCGACTATCCGGGCGCCGAATGGATTCCGGCGACGGGCTCCAACTACACCGCCTCCGACCGCCCCTACAGCTACGAACTCGACTACGTGGTCATCCACGTCACCCAGGCCTCGTACGTCACGACCCTGTCCATCTTCCAGAATCCGCAGAAGAAGGTGTCCGCCCACTACCTCGTGCGTTCGGGCGACGGCCATGTCACCCAGTGCGTGAGGGAGCGCGACGTCGCCTGGCACGCGGGCAACTGGGACTACAACACCAGAAGCATCGGCATCGAGCACGAGGGCTGGGTGGACCGGCCCGCGTACTTCACCGACGCGCTGTACGAGGAATCGGCCAAGCTCACCGCAGCGATCTGCGACCAGTACGGGATCCCCAAGGACCGCGCCCACATCCTCGGTCACTACGAGGTGCCGGGCACCGATCACACCGATCCCGGGCCGAACTGGGACTGGACGCGCTACATCCGGCTCGTCAACTTCGCCTGACCTGGGGCGCCTCGTGGCGACCCGGGCGGGGCGCCGCGAGGCACCGGGCGGAAGGGGAGCGTCACACGGGTTGTCCAGGCCCGCACCGGGAGTGACGATGGGACCCAGTCGCATCGCCTTCCGGGAGGCCGAGTTGACCGATCCTTGGGTGGCCCTGGAACCGGGGACCGATCCCGCCGAGCGGGGTCGGCTGCTGCGCCGCGCGTACGAGTCGTTCGCCGAGGCCGGCACGGTGCCGCGGCCGGTGCGTGCCGTGGTGGCGGAGTCGTGGCGGCGGTCGGCTCGGGCCGGCGTCGTGCCGGAGGGCGCCGCGAGGGTGGAGCTCATGGACGGGGAACTCGGCTCCTACCGCGCGGAGCATCCGCTCGCGCGGGTGATGCCGCTCTTCCGGGAGCTCATGGGGACGTTCGCGGCGGACGGGGAGCACCTCCTGGCCGTGTGCGACGCGCAGGGCAGGCTTCTGTGGGTGGAGGGCCATCCGGGAACGCGGCGGGAGGCCGGACGGATGAACTTCGTTCCGGGCGCGCGGTGGTCGGAGTCGGCGGTCGGCACGAACGCGCCGGGCACGGCGGTCGCCGTCGACCGGCCGGTGCAGGTGTTCGCGGCCGAGCACTTCATCCGGCGTGTGCAGCCCTGGACGTGTGCGGCGGCGCCCGTGCACGATCCGCGGACGGGACGCGTGCTCGGTGCGGTGGACATCACCGGCGGGGACGGGCTCGCGCATCCGCACAGCCTCGGCTTCGTCCAGGCGGTGGCGCGGGCCGCCGAGGCGCACCTGGCGCTGCTGGCGCCGCCGCGCGCCCTGGCCGACTCGCTTGAACTGACCGCCCTGGGGCGGGACGAGGCGCAACTGGTCGCGGACGGCCGGAAGATCAGGCTCAGCCGCAGGCACAGCGAGATCCTCGTGCTGCTGGCCCGGCACCCCGAAGGTCTGACCGGGGACGAGTTGCAGTGCGCGCTGTACGAGGACGAGTCGGTGACGCCCGTGACGCTGCGGGCCGAACTGGCTCGGCTGCGCAGGATCCTCGGCCCTGGCCTGCTGGGTTCGCGTCCGTACCGACTCACCCGGGCGGTCGAGTCCGATGCGGCGGTGGTGGAGCGGCGGCTCGGGACCGGCGCGGTGACGGCGGCCGCGGCGGTGTACGCGGGACCGTTGCTGCCGGGTTCGACGGCACCGGCGGTGGTGCGGCTGCGGCGGAGGCTCGCCGACGGGCTGCGGACGGCGATCATCGCCCGGCGGGACCCCGATCTGCTGGCCGACTGGGTCCGTGCGCCGTGGGGCGAGGACGATCTGGTCGTCTGGCGGGCGCTGTCCGCGCTGCGTCCGGCGGCGTCCGTGCACGCGCGCCTGGCCGAGCTGGAGTCCGAACAGGGCGCACCGGTGGGATGGGCGCGCTCCGCTCGCGAGGCCCGGGTCCGGCAGCGGCCGCGCTGACGCCGTGAGGTCGGGCCTCGCCCTCCGGAGGCAGAGCGGGCGGCGGTTGCGGGGTCGCGCAACGTCGTTGCAACGTCCGGGTTCCTAGCCTCGCGGCGAGAGCTGCCCAACGGCGGGCAGCGCTTCCCCGGGAGGCAACCAGCATGACCCGTTACGCGGCGCCCGGCAGCGAAGGCGCGATCGTCTCCTACCAGGCGCGGTACGACCACTTCATCGGCGGAGAGTACGTGGCGCCGGCTCGCGGACAGTACTTCGAGAACCCGAGCCCGTTGAACGGGCAGCCGTTCACGGAGGTCGCGCGAGGCACGGCCGAGGACGTGGAGCGCGCGCTGGACGCGGCCCACGCGGCGGCACCCGCGTGGGGGCGCACGTCCGTGACCGCCCGCGCCGACATCCTGCTCAAGATCGCCGACCGGATGGAGGCGAACCTGGAGAAGCTGGCGGTCGCGGAGACCTGGGAGAACGGCAAGCCGGTCCGCGAGACGCTGGCGGCCGACATCCCGCTCGCGATCGACCACTTCCGCTACTTCGCGGGGGCCATCCGGGCTCAGGAGGGCGCGCTCAGCGAGGTCGACGACGACACCGTCGCGTACCACTTCCACGAGCCGCTGGGCGTGGTCGCGCAGATCATTCCGTGGAACTTCCCCATCCTGATGGCGGTGTGGAAGCTGGCTCCGGCGCTCGCGGCCGGCAACGCGGTGGTCATCAAGCCGGCCGAGCAGACACCGGCGTCCATCCACTACCTGATGAGCCTGATCTCGGACCTGATCCCGCCGGGTGTGGTGAACATCGTCAACGGCTTCGGAGTGGAGGCGGGCAAGCCGCTGGCCTCCAGCGCGCGGGTGGCGAAGGTCGCGTTCACGGGTGAGACCACCACGGGGCGGCTGATCATGCAGTACGCCTCGGAGAACATCAAGCCGGTCACGCTGGAGCTGGGCGGGAAGTCCCCGAACATCTTCTTCGACGACGTGTGGGCGCAGAACGACGACTTCCGTGACAAGGCGCTCGAGGGCTTCACGATGTTCGCGCTCAACCAGGGCGAGGTGTGCACGTGCCCCTCGCGTGCCCTCGTCCAGCGCGGCCACTACCGCGAGTTCATGGAGGCGGCGGTCGCCCGTACCGAGCTCATCAAGCCCGGTCACCCGCTCGACACGGACACGATGATCGGCGCCCAGGCGTCCAACGACCAGTTGGAGAAGATCCTCTCCTATCTGGACATCGGCCGGCAGGAGGGCGCCAAGGTCCTCACGGGCGGTGAACGCATCGAGCACGACGGGGAGTTGAAGGGCGGTTACTACGTCCAGCCGACGATCTTCGAGGGCGACAACCGGATGCGGATCTTCCAGGAGGAGATCTTCGGCCCGGTCGTCTCGGTGACGTCCTTCGACGACTTCGACGACGCCATCAAGATCGCGAACGACACGCTGTACGGGCTGGGCGCGGGTGTGTGGACGCGGGACATCAACACCGCCTACAGGGCGGGGCGTTCCATCCAGGCCGGCCGCGTCTGGACCAACTGCTACCACGCGTATCCGGCACATGCGGCGTTCGGCGGCTACAAGCAGTCCGGCATCGGCCGGGAGAACCACAAGATGATGCTGGAGCACTACCAGCAGACGAAGAACCTGCTGGTGAGCTACTCACCGAAGAAGCTGGGCTTCTTCTAGAGGCTCATGCCGGTTGCCTGGAGCCTTGGCCGGACTCCAGGCAACCGGCATGACCAGAGTGCGGAGAAGTCCTGATCGGGAACCCGGGAGAAGTTCTCGCAAACGCTCGCGCACATCCGGAACCCCTCACCGTGCGGCCGGCCATGGCCACCCGCGCTCCTCCACGCCGATCCGGCCGAGCCGAACGCGAGATGATCCGACGATGTCCGAAGACGTGCAGCAGGCCGAGGGCGGCTCGTTCGACGATGATCTGCTCCACGCGGTCATCACCAGAAAGCCAGAGGCATGGGCCACAGCCCCGGAGCCGGCTCACGAACTCAAGGAAGCCGTCTCCGTCCTGGCCGGCGTCTCGCGCTACCTGCGGCAGGACATCGACGCGTTCCTCTCGGCCGTGCCCGGCGGTGCGTCCGACAGCGGGGTATGACCTCGTGCGACGCCGTACGTCGTCGGACGTCACTTGGGGCAGACCAAACGCCCCGTCAAGAGGGCCCGCGGAGTCCCGG
Proteins encoded:
- a CDS encoding acetamidase/formamidase family protein translates to MSDPRILTVRPTPGEFAWTFGGAPPVARIAPGTVLDLYTEDCFAGRVRSEKDLVSEVCEFPFLNPQTGPFHVEGAEPGDTVAVHFVSIEPARDWAASTTVPLFGALTSTHTTASLQPPLPETVWIWQLDRDRRTALFSARDSDLRIELPLDPMHGTVGVAPANLEVRSALVPDAHGGNMDTPEMRAGVTCYLGVNVEGALLSLGDGHARQGEGETCGVAVECAMNTVVIVELLKGVVTPWPRIESDTHIISTGSARPLEDAFRISQLDLVQWLVRDYGFSELDAYQFATQTVESPVANVCDTNYTCVAKLRKEWLPARETHRGLHARLRETAAALRS
- a CDS encoding N-acetylmuramoyl-L-alanine amidase — translated: MERARSFPSRRRLLKGAALAALPYALLPDVKASAQPAAVDYPGAEWIPATGSNYTASDRPYSYELDYVVIHVTQASYVTTLSIFQNPQKKVSAHYLVRSGDGHVTQCVRERDVAWHAGNWDYNTRSIGIEHEGWVDRPAYFTDALYEESAKLTAAICDQYGIPKDRAHILGHYEVPGTDHTDPGPNWDWTRYIRLVNFA
- a CDS encoding GAF domain-containing protein — encoded protein: MGPSRIAFREAELTDPWVALEPGTDPAERGRLLRRAYESFAEAGTVPRPVRAVVAESWRRSARAGVVPEGAARVELMDGELGSYRAEHPLARVMPLFRELMGTFAADGEHLLAVCDAQGRLLWVEGHPGTRREAGRMNFVPGARWSESAVGTNAPGTAVAVDRPVQVFAAEHFIRRVQPWTCAAAPVHDPRTGRVLGAVDITGGDGLAHPHSLGFVQAVARAAEAHLALLAPPRALADSLELTALGRDEAQLVADGRKIRLSRRHSEILVLLARHPEGLTGDELQCALYEDESVTPVTLRAELARLRRILGPGLLGSRPYRLTRAVESDAAVVERRLGTGAVTAAAAVYAGPLLPGSTAPAVVRLRRRLADGLRTAIIARRDPDLLADWVRAPWGEDDLVVWRALSALRPAASVHARLAELESEQGAPVGWARSAREARVRQRPR
- a CDS encoding aldehyde dehydrogenase family protein; this encodes MTRYAAPGSEGAIVSYQARYDHFIGGEYVAPARGQYFENPSPLNGQPFTEVARGTAEDVERALDAAHAAAPAWGRTSVTARADILLKIADRMEANLEKLAVAETWENGKPVRETLAADIPLAIDHFRYFAGAIRAQEGALSEVDDDTVAYHFHEPLGVVAQIIPWNFPILMAVWKLAPALAAGNAVVIKPAEQTPASIHYLMSLISDLIPPGVVNIVNGFGVEAGKPLASSARVAKVAFTGETTTGRLIMQYASENIKPVTLELGGKSPNIFFDDVWAQNDDFRDKALEGFTMFALNQGEVCTCPSRALVQRGHYREFMEAAVARTELIKPGHPLDTDTMIGAQASNDQLEKILSYLDIGRQEGAKVLTGGERIEHDGELKGGYYVQPTIFEGDNRMRIFQEEIFGPVVSVTSFDDFDDAIKIANDTLYGLGAGVWTRDINTAYRAGRSIQAGRVWTNCYHAYPAHAAFGGYKQSGIGRENHKMMLEHYQQTKNLLVSYSPKKLGFF